TTATATGAGCCGCAATTTAATTACATTCCGGCCAGACCAAACGATTGAAAGCGTGATGCAATCATTAATTAGAAATAGAATTTCTGGTGGCCCAGTAGTAAACAGAAAAAATGAACTTGTTGGCATTATTTCTGAAGGCGACTGCATTAAACAAATTAGTGAAAGCCATTACTACAACATGCCTTTACAAGATCAGACGATTGAAAAACACATGATTTCTGAAGTTGAAACCATAGACGGCAACATGAATATTTTTGATGCCGCTAAGAAATTTCTAGAATCGAAACGCCGTAGGTTCCCAATTATTGAAAAAGGCAAACTCGTTGGACAAATAAGTCAGAAAGACATCCTAAAAGCCGCCATGACTATAAAAGGTCAGACGTGGAAATAATATTATAATTTTATACACTGCAATTTTATTAAAGCTTTTAGCTCTTTTTGGCTGAAGGCTTTTTTTTCGATTTACCCCTCTCGTTTTACAAGCGCATAAAAATCGTTATCTAAGGGCAAATACCCTTGATCGTAAACGAAATAATATACCGTATTCGCTTTAGTCCTATAAATACTGGTAAAATAATTAAAGTCAAATCCGGCTTCGACAAGTTTGGCTCGTGAGGTTTTGGTTTTCTGGCTCGGATTTAGGCTTTCTAAAATGCGATAGTTTTTACGTAGGCGATTATTGGTATTTCGAATGAGGTTTTTGCTATCCTTATTCACCCGATTGTTATAGGCGTTTCTACAGGCATCACAACAAAATTTCTTATCGATACGCCCAACAATTTTATCGCCGCATTCTAAACATTTTTTATTCATAGGTTGGTTTAACTTAAATACAAAAACACCACAGAAACCAACCCAACTACAAAACCGATACTAAATCCCAAATCCATTTGTTGCTTATGCTTTTTGTAGAATAGTGCTATGTTTTTCATGAGTTTAATTTTGAATTATAAAGTTTGACCCTTAATCACTTACGCAACACCAAACATACAACAAAATAATACTGAAAGCAAAAACTTACAAACAACAAGTTACACTTTTTGAGTAGTCGCCATCCCAGCCAGTTTGAATCTTAAAATGAAACATTTAATCAATATTTCACAGCCTATCAGCTTGCGTTAACAATTACTAATGTGGTAGACCGCATTACTTCTATTTTACC
This genomic interval from Tamlana carrageenivorans contains the following:
- a CDS encoding CBS domain-containing protein, which codes for MGIKSFIGARKRTGTTTTPSLTVSDYMSRNLITFRPDQTIESVMQSLIRNRISGGPVVNRKNELVGIISEGDCIKQISESHYYNMPLQDQTIEKHMISEVETIDGNMNIFDAAKKFLESKRRRFPIIEKGKLVGQISQKDILKAAMTIKGQTWK